A region of Maridesulfovibrio sp. DNA encodes the following proteins:
- a CDS encoding tyramine oxidase subunit B codes for MANPKIDFLYLNENDMIEAGVTDMLGCVNAMEEMFRLLKMGDFRMGGAGNNSHGIMMVFPEESPFPNMPVDGPDRRFMAMPAYLGGQFDMVGMKWYGSNSQNKQKELPRSILMLTLNDKDTGAPMAHMSANILSAYRTGAIPGVGARYYSREESRTVGIVGPGVMSRTAFDSFMTVRPGIKRVQIKGRGKKSMQSFIDYVKGKYPTVSEIVIADDIEGAAKDADILFLGTSSPTGDINEYPYVKEEWIKPGAFVCCPAAARFDDDFILNRARNVADYVPLYEAWAEEMPYPAYHTIPIPAVHCMDLMADGRLAKDQLEDLSDVLTGKLPARKNEDEIIVYSVGGLPVEDVAWGTIVYRNALEKGIGTTLNLWDEPYLA; via the coding sequence ATGGCAAACCCTAAAATTGATTTTTTATATCTGAACGAAAACGACATGATCGAAGCTGGTGTAACCGACATGTTGGGTTGCGTAAATGCTATGGAAGAGATGTTCCGGCTGCTCAAAATGGGCGACTTTCGTATGGGGGGAGCAGGTAACAACTCTCATGGCATCATGATGGTATTTCCTGAAGAATCACCCTTTCCCAATATGCCGGTAGACGGTCCCGATCGCAGATTCATGGCTATGCCTGCATATCTCGGCGGCCAGTTCGATATGGTGGGCATGAAGTGGTACGGTTCCAACTCCCAAAACAAGCAAAAAGAGCTGCCGCGCTCCATCCTGATGTTGACCTTGAATGACAAGGATACCGGCGCTCCTATGGCTCATATGTCCGCCAATATCCTTAGTGCCTACCGCACGGGGGCGATACCCGGCGTCGGTGCCCGGTATTACTCGCGTGAAGAGTCCAGGACCGTGGGCATAGTCGGTCCCGGAGTCATGAGTAGGACCGCATTTGATTCCTTTATGACCGTGCGCCCCGGTATCAAGCGCGTGCAGATCAAAGGCAGGGGCAAGAAATCAATGCAGAGCTTCATTGATTATGTGAAGGGCAAATATCCCACCGTCAGCGAAATAGTTATCGCTGATGATATTGAAGGTGCAGCAAAGGATGCGGATATCCTCTTTCTGGGGACATCGTCTCCTACTGGAGATATTAATGAGTATCCCTATGTAAAGGAAGAGTGGATCAAGCCCGGTGCATTTGTCTGCTGCCCGGCTGCTGCGCGATTTGATGACGATTTTATCCTCAACAGGGCGCGTAACGTGGCTGATTATGTCCCCCTGTACGAGGCATGGGCTGAAGAAATGCCGTATCCTGCCTACCATACCATCCCCATCCCGGCTGTGCACTGCATGGATCTTATGGCCGATGGACGGCTGGCTAAGGATCAGCTTGAAGATCTCAGCGATGTGCTTACCGGAAAACTTCCTGCCCGTAAAAATGAAGATGAAATCATTGTTTATTCGGTGGGAGGACTTCCCGTGGAAGACGTGGCCTGGGGTACCATCGTGTATCGAAATGCTTTGGAAAAGGGCATCGGTACAACCCTGAATCTTTGGGATGAACCCTATCTAGCCTAA
- a CDS encoding Rid family hydrolase, giving the protein MQRINYSSGAPLEDIAGYSRMVKVGDHVYIGGTTAVMPDGTVAGESAGEQAAYIFTKFIDLLQQAGASASDVIKVKAYVTDMALAKEVAAAYSERFKDIRPLFTMVETPKLNRPTQFVEIELEAHIGCELG; this is encoded by the coding sequence ATGCAGCGTATTAATTATTCGTCAGGAGCACCTCTAGAAGATATCGCCGGATACTCTCGAATGGTGAAGGTCGGGGATCATGTCTACATCGGCGGCACTACTGCAGTAATGCCGGACGGGACTGTCGCCGGTGAAAGCGCTGGGGAGCAGGCAGCATACATATTCACTAAATTTATCGATCTGTTGCAGCAGGCCGGAGCCTCTGCCTCAGATGTGATCAAAGTAAAAGCTTATGTCACGGACATGGCTCTCGCTAAGGAAGTAGCCGCAGCTTACAGTGAACGTTTTAAGGACATAAGGCCGTTATTCACAATGGTTGAAACTCCCAAGCTTAATCGTCCGACCCAGTTTGTGGAAATTGAACTTGAAGCTCATATCGGGTGTGAACTCGGCTAA